AATCGTTATCAATACTCCGTGTCCGGCTATTGCCAATGCAGTTTACAATGCTGTGGGACTCCGCATAAAAGAAACGCCCATTACTCCTGAGAAAATAGCCATGGGATTATTAGAAAATAAAATTTGACAAAAATTTGACGCTTTTAAAGGTATAATGAGAAATCGCTAAAAAATTATTAGAAACAAGGAGAAGAAGTGATGAATAACCACAAAAGCGAAAAGAAAATCATGTGGTACAGCCTTGCTTTTATGGCCTTTTCAACAGTATGGGGATTTGGAAATGTTATTAACGGCTTTTCTGAATACGGCGGATTAAAAGCAATTGTTTCATGGGCATTAATTTTTGCCATTTATTTTGTACCATATGCGTTAATGGTTGGTGAAATGGGGAGTGCTTTCAAAGAAGCAGGCGGCGGTGTAAGCTCCTGGATTTTGGAAACAATCGGACCTAGAATGGCTTATCTGGCAGGATGGACCTACTGGATTGTGCATATGCCATATATTTCACAGAAGCCAAACGGCGCAGTTATTGCAACAAGCTGGGCAATCTTCAGAGATGCACGTATCAGTCAGATGGATGTAAAGTTAATGGCAGTTATCTGTCTTGCATTATTCCTGTTTGCTGTGTGGGTTGCATCTAAGGGAATTGGCGTTTTAAACAAACTGACATCTCTTGCAGGCTCTACAATGTTTATCATGTCTATTCTTTTCATCATTATGATGATTGCTGCACCTGCAATTACAGGAGCAGACGTAATGGACATTGAATGGTCAGTAGAAACCTTCATGCCTACATTTGACAGTAAGTTCTTCTTGAACCTGTCTATTCTGGTATTTGCTGTAGGCGGATGTGAAAAGATTTCACCTTATGTAAATAAGATGAAAAATCCTGCAAAGGACTTCTCAAGAGGTATGATTACACTTGCCATCATGGTTACTGTATGTGCGGTATTGGGAACAATCTCATTAGGAATGATGTTTGACTCCAACAATATCCCACCGGACCTTATGACAAACGGTGCTTACTATGCATTCCAGAAATTAGGTGAATATTACCATGTGGGTGATTTCTTCGTAGTAGTTTATGCTCTGACAAATTTAATCGGACAGTTTGCAGTTTTAATTCTGTCTATTGATGCGCCTCTGCGTATGCTCTTAGACAGTGCAGATGATAACTATATTCCAAAAGCTATGTTTAAACAGAATAAACACGGCACTTATACAAATGGACATAAATTAGTTATGGTTATCGTATCTTTACTGATTATCGTTCCTGCATTTGGTATTGAAAGTGTAGACGTATTAGTAAAATGGCTTGTAAAAGTAAACTCTGTATGTATGCCTCTGCGTTACCTTTGGGTATTCGTTGCATATATTGCATTGAAGAAAGCAGGAGACAAATTCCATGCAGAATATCGTTTTGTTAAAAATAAAACTGTTGGTATTATCTTTGGTGTATGGTGCTTTGCATTCACAGCATTTGCCTGCATCGGTGGCATTTACTCAGAAGATCCATTCCAGTTAGTAATGAACATTGTAACTCCATTCGTATTAATCGGACTTGGATTTATCATGCCAATTATTGCAAAACGTTCTAAAAACAAATAAGAACAACAGTGCCCGGCTCTGAGGAGTACGGGCACTCTGTATATAAGATAAGGAGGAAAAATATGTATCAGGAAACAGCAAAAGAACTTATTCAGTTTATCGAAAACAGCCCAACTTGTTTTCATGCAGTGGCTTCCATGAAAGAAATGCTGGAAAAAGAAGGTTATACAGAATTAAAAGAAGCTGATAAATGGGAAATTAAAAAGGGCGGAAATTATTATGTGACAAGAAACGACTCCTCTCTGATTGCATTTTCCGTACCGGAAGGAGAAGCAAAAGGCTTCCGCATTATGGCAAGTCACAGCGACTCTCCATGCTTTAAAATTAAAGAAAATCCGGAAATGACAGTGGACAACAAATACGTGAAATTAAACGTAGAGCGTTACGGCGGTATGATTTGTGCTCCTTGGTTTGACCGTCCGCTTTCCGTAGCAGGCCGTGTAATTGTCAAAGAAGACGGAAAGCTGGTGACAAAGCTGGTTGACGTAGACAGAGATTTACTGATGATTCCAAATCTTGCCATTCACATGAACAGAGAAGTAAATGACGGATACAAATACAATGCACAGAAGGATTTACTTCCGTTATTCGGTGATATTGCTGCAAAAGATACCTTCATGAAAACTATTGCCGAAGCAGCAGATGTAAAAGAAGAAAATATCTTAGGCCATGACTTATTCCTCTACAACAGAGAAAAAGGTTCTGTGTGGGGAGCAAATGAAGAATATGTTTCTATCGGAAGATTAGATGATTTGCAGTGTGCATTTTCATCCTTGAAAGGTTTTCTGGCAGGAGAAAAGAAAGAATACATTGCAGTACATTGTGTACTTGACAATGAAGAAGTGGGAAGCGGTACAAAACAGGGTGCGGCGTCTACTTTCTTATATGATGTGCTGGTTCGTGCAAATCAGGCTCTGGGACAGGATTATGAAGATTATTTAAGATATCTTGCCAACAGCTTTATGGTTTCTGCTGACAATGCTCATGCAGTTCATCCAAACTATACAGAAAAGGCAGACCCTGTAAATCGCCCATACTTAAATGAAGGAATTGTAATTAAGCACAGCGCAAATCAGAAATATTGTACAGACGGTGTTTCAGCAGCAATGTTTAAAGATTTATGTAATGAAGCGGAAGTACCTTTCCAGACATTTACAAATCGCTCTGATATTTTAGGCGGCTCTACACTTGGAAATATTTCCAACACAAAGGTTGCTTTAAATGCAGTGGATATCGGACTTCCACAGCTTGCAATGCACTCTCCTTATGAAACAGTGGGAGTAAAAGATACCGAGTATCTGATTAAAGCGGCAACAAAATTATTCTGTTAATGTAAAGAAGCTGTCATTTTAAGTCGCATCGAGAATATCTATACATTTTGCGCTCAGTCTGCGCTCACTTTGAGCTTGTAATCTCAAAGCGTGCTCGACAAATTCGCTAAAAATGTATAGATATCTCTGATTGCTCTTAATGTGACAGCTCTTTCTAAAGTTTATCGTAAGTTTTTTCCTTATTTTCCGGAGCTTTTAAAAGCAAATATTTACGAATTGCAAAGATAACGGCAATAGCGACAACGCCGATAAGTGTTTCTACCATATTAAGGTGTTCGACTACCATTTGCCTTGCAATGGCAAACATTAAAACCTCCAGAAGATTTTCAGCCGTATGCTTTGCCAGCATCTTTACGAATTCTACGCCAATGAGAAGTGTCAGCGCATTTCCCAAAAATTCGGTAAATTGTTCCGGACTGATATCCAAAAGCGGAATACGGATAAAATTATAAAGCATGGGAATAATTAATGTAATAATTACCAGAAGCATTACCGCAGATAAAACGATTTCCGTGTATCTGGATATGGTATAGATAATTTCATTTAGTTTTCGTTTCATGGTTCTCCTTTCATATCGTAATTTTGTTCTTTAAAAATTTGTAACAATTCCATGGTTTTATCATATCATAAATCCCCGAAAAACCGAAGAAAAGATTGAAAAAACGGGAAATAATTTGTAATACAAATTTAAAAAATCCCAACTTCACACTTGCCAAGGAAAAAAAATTATGCTATTATATACAGGAAGTTTGAAAAATGTTTCAGAAATGTTACAGATATTAAAAAAGTAAGTATAAAATTGTTATTGGAGAGGTACATAGAAATATGAAAAAAAGATTAGCATGTCTGTCATTGATTTTTGCTATGGCAGCTACACAAATTCTTCCAGTTTCCGCTGCAAGAAAAGATGATGTACAGGCTCAGAAATCAGAAACTCAGAATAAACTTTCAGAAGCAGAAGCAAGAGCAAATAGTCTTGAAGAGCAGAAGGGCGCTATTATGGGACAGATTAGTTCCTCTGAACAGGAATTAGTAGACGTTCTTTCTCAGATTGATATTCTTGCCGGAGAAATTACAGATAAAGAAGCAGAAATTGAAAAAACAAAAGAAGATCTTGTACAGGCAGAGCAGGAAAGAGACGAACAGTACGAAGCAATGAAGAAAAGAATTCAGTACATGTACGAAAATGGCGGAAGCGATGCTTGGGCACAGATTTTATTAGAGTCTGATAGTATTGCATCTATGTTATCCAAAGTGGAAAACACAGAAAAGATGTATGCTTATGACAGAGCAGAGCTGAAAGAAATGAAAGAAGCTGTTCAGGAAGTTAAAGATTTAGAAACAAAATTAGAAAATGAAAAATCTGAATTAGAAACTGCCAAAGAAGAACAGGAAGGCATGAAAGGCGCTCTTCAGACTAAGATTGACGACTTAAAAGCAAATGCAACTGACTATGAAGCACAGATTGCAAATGTAAAAGCACAGGCTGAACAGTATAAAAACCTGATTGCACAGCAGACAGCAGAGCTTGAACAAATTCAGGCACAGGAAGAAGCGGCAAGAAAAGAACAGGAAAAACAGCAGCAGGCTCAGCAGAATAATAATAACAGTAGTAACAATAACAGCAATAGTAATAAACCATCAAATAATAACAGTAGTAATACAAATAATAATAAACCAAGCAGTAATAAGCCGAGCAATGGTGGAGGAAACTCAAAGCCAGAGAGCCAGAAACCATCATCTAAACCAGAAACAGAGAAACCATCCACACCATCTTATAATGGTTCAACAGGTGCAGCAGTTGTAGCCTATGCAAAACAGTTTATCGGAAATCCTTATGTATACGGCGGAAACAGCTTAACAAATGGTATTGACTGCTCCGGATTTACACAGCAGATTTACGGACACTTCGGATACAGCCTTCCACGTACAAGTGGTGCACAGGCAAGCTCCGGTGTAAGAATTGATTATTCCCAGCATCGTGCAGGAGATTTAATTGTATATCCCGGACATGTGGCAATCCTTACAGGAGACGGCGGAATTGTACATGCTTCCAACAGCGCTCCATATCCAAAGGGTGGTATTAAATATACTGCAAACGCATTATACAGAGATTACATTGCAGTTAGAAGAATTGTTCAGTAATTAATTACATAGTACATATTAGGGAGAAATACCGTTTTTGGTATTTCTCCTTTTCTGTATGGTAAATTTTAGGAGAAAAGTGATGAAAGAAGAAAAGAAAATCTTAATTGTAGAAGATGATACAGATATTAATAATCTGCTTTTTACAGCTCTAAAGAAGCAGGGATACACTGCCACACAGGCGTTTTCCGGAACGGAAGCAAAAATGCTGCTGAAGATGGAAAATTTTGCATTGATATTGTTAGATTTAATGCTGCCGGGCATATCGGGAGAGGAAGTTTTGGAATTTATAAAAGAGCAGGGAAACAGCGCAGTAATTATTTTGACGGCAAAGGACACACTTGACGATAAGGTAAACCTTTTAATTGCGGGAGCGGATGATTATATTACAAAGCCTTTTGAAATACAGGAGGTATTGGCAAGGGTTCAGGTGCAGCTTCGCCGCAGTGTTCAAGAGGGAAACAGCAACGTGCTTTCTCATAAACAAATGGTGCTGGACAGAGAAAAATTTCAGATAAAAGTAGAGGGACAACTGATGGGGAAAATTACAAAGCAGGAATTTTCTATATTAGAACTGTTGTTAAAGCATCCGAAACAGGTATTCAGCAAGGAAGATATCTTTGAATATGCTTGGGAAGAGCCATATATGGGAGAAACAAAAACTTTAGATGTGCACATCAGCAATATTCGGAAAAAGATAAAAGAAGTTACAAAGGAAGAATATATTGAAACAGTATGGGGAATTGGATATCGCTTACAACAGTAAAGAATTATGCCGCTCATACTTTACTCTTTTTTTACTTTTGATTTGCGATTTTTTAGGATTGAAGAGATATGATAAGAGCAGATAAGGAAAGGAGAGACTGTTATGAGTGAATATTTGTTACAAACCAGAGGTCTGACAAAACAATATGGGCGTCATAAAGCAGTGGAAAATGTGGATATCCACGTGAAAAAGGGTGCAATTTATGGATTTATAGGAAGAAACGGAGCAGGAAAGAGTACTTGTCTGAAAATGGTAAGCGGACTTTCACGTCCTACCGCAGGTGAGATTGAATTTTTTGGTTATTCAGGGAAGGAATTGAAAGACCTTCGTTCTAGAATTGGTTGTTTAATTGAGATGCCCGGATTATACGGCAATATGACAGCTTATCAAAATCTGAAAATAAAATGCGAAATGCTGGGAATTAACAAAAAAGGATATGTAGAAGATATCTTGAAAACCGTAGGACTGGAAAAAACAGGAAGAAAAAAAACAAAACATTTTTCACTGGGAATGAAACAGCGTTTAGGCATTGGGCTGGCGCTGGTGGGAGAACCGGATTTGCTGGTTTTAGATGAGCCTATTAACGGCCTTGATCCACAGGGAATTGTGGAAGTTCGGGACACCATACAGAAGCTTCGTGATGAGAGAAATATGACTATTTTAATTTCCAGTCATGTATTAGAGGAGCTTTCAAAGCTGGCAACCCATTACGGAATTATTCATAATGGAAGCTTATTGCAGGAACTCAGTCAGGAAGAATTGATAAAACGCTGCTCCGAACGTATGGAGCTGGAATTGGATTATCCGGAACAGGCGCTTCCTATCTTAGATAAAATGGGATTTACCAACTATCAGGTCATGGACAAGCATCGTATTTATATTTTTGAACGATTGGAAGAAAGCGCTCTTTTAAATATGGAGCTGGCAAAAGCGGGGATTTTCGTAAGAGGAATTGCAATTACCAGTGAAGATTTGGAAAGCTATTTTTTAAACCTGACAGGAGGTGCTCAGCATGCTTAAACTGATTAAAATGGATTTATATCGAATGTTTCATACAAAGGCTTTTTATATTATTTGGATTATTCTTGGGGCAGCTGTTATTTTTTCAACTACGATGTCAAAGGAAGACTATCAATATATGCAAGAGGAAGCGGCAAAGGGACAATTAGAAACCGTGTCAGAGGAAGGAACGCTGAATTTTGGATTAAGTGTTTCGCTACCTACAAAGCCAGAAGAAAAAGTAACAATCTTTGACCAGATTTTTGCCAATATGCAGTCAAAATTTATTGCCCTGTTTCTGGTGATTTTTACTGTATTGTTTTCCACAGCGGATCTTACAAGCGGATATATTAAGAACATTGGAGGACAGGTAAAGGATAGAGGGAGTCTTATTCTTTCAAAGGCGATTGTATTGTTGCTTTATACAGTCTTGACATTATTTTTATACCTTGGTATACAGGCAGTTTGTCAGTACGCAGTATTCGGAGCGTCAAAATGGGGAAATATGGAGATGTTCTGGAGATATTTCGGGACAGAAACGGTTCTTCATTATAGTTTGGTTTTACTTTGCATGGCAATGGCAATTATTTTAAAAAGTAATATGCTTAGTATGACCTTATCTGTCTGTATGTGTCTGAATGTACTTATTTTGGTATACAGTCTTGTAGATAAGGTCTTACATGATATGGGAGTGAAAAACTTCAGCTTTATTGAGCATACAGTCAGCGGAAAGATTTCTCTGCTTTCTATGACGCCGAAGGCTTCTGAATGCGTAAACGCACTGGGAATAGCCGGAGTATTTGGAATTTTGGCGATTTTTCTGACGGTTTTGGTATTTCGAAGGAGAGATATATAGATGAAATTCTGGATTGGAATTTTAATTTTTATTCTTTTATTACAAACTTATTTTTTAGTAAAAATGCAGCGGCAGATAGGGGATATCTGCCGCCAGCTTGCGTTTCTGATGAAACATGACAGTAATATGATGATTACCGCAAATATGAAAACAGGCGGTTTTGAAAAATTAGTAAGTCTGTTAAACGAGTTGTTTCAAATGCGAAGAAAAGAACAACGGGAATTTAAGGAAAAGGAACAGATGATTGCGGATACCTATACAAATTTATCCCATGATATTCGCACGCCCCTGACTTCTCTTAACGGTTATTTTCAGCTCATGGAAAGTGCAAGTGCGGAAGAACAGAAGCATTACATGAAGGTAATACAGGAGAGAATTGAAAGCTTAAAGGAAATGCTGGAAGAATTATTTATGTTTACAAAGCTGAAGAATGACAGCTTTGTTTTAGAATTAAAAACCTGTTGCATCAACCGCATTTTAAAGAATACCATTTTTTCTTATTACGATGACTGGTCAGGGAGGGGGATTTTGCCTGAAATCAGCTTGCCTGAAAAACAGCTTTATATGGAGGGGAACGAAGCCGGATTAAAGCGGGTGCTTCAGAATATTATTAAAAATGGTATGGATCATGGGCAGGAAAAGATAAAGGTGCAGCTTTTTGAAAAAGAAGAAAAGATTTGTCTCTGGATTTGCAATGAGGTGACAAATCCGGAAGAAATCGACGTATCCAAAGTATTTCAGAGATTTTATAAAGCAGATGGGGCAAGGAGTAAAAATTCCAGCGGATTGGGGCTTTCCATTGCACAGGAATTTGTTCTTAGAATGAAGGGGGAAATTCATGCGGAACTTTCCGGAAATGAGTTCTGGGTGAAGGTGAGTTTTCCGCAAAAAAATAGTAATCTATAATTCACGGCTTTATGATATAATCAAAGAGTCAATATCAATGTGAATATTATTACCAGATAATAAACCAATTAATTTCAATGGAACATATAGAAAGATTTCTACGGATTTTAGTTACATTATTGAGGATAGTTAGAAGTTGTTGAGCGAAAGGAGCTTTAACAAAAATGGATAAAAGAAAAATGGAACAAATTCGTCAAAAATATGATTTGGTTATACATATCAACGAGGAAGCAGATGTTGAATTTTGGTATGCAAGAGAGCTTATGAGTTTGCTGGGATATGACCGTTGGGAGAATTTTGACAAAGCGGTTGGTCGTGCAATAGAGTCTTGTAAGACATCGGGAATAGAGGTATCGGATCATTTTCGTGAGGTCACGAAAATGATAACAATAGGTAAAGGTGGAAAAAGAAAAGTTAAAGACTATATGCTTACTCGTTATGCTTGCTATCTTATTGCCCAAAACGGTGATCCTAAAAAGGAAGAAATTGCTTTTGCTCAAAGTTACTTTGCGGTTCAGACAAGAAAGCAAGAGCTTATTGAGGAGCGTATTTCTTTGATAGAAAGAACACAAGCAAGAGGAAGATTAAAAGAAGCGGAAAAGAGATTATCACAAAATATTTATGAGCGTGGTGTTGATGATGCGGGTTTTGGACGTATTCGTTCTAAAGGTGATAGAGCATTATTTGGCGGATATTCTACGCAGGAAATGAAAAGCAAGCTTGGAGTAAAAGAGAACAGACCACTTGCAGATTTTCTTCCTACACTTACCATTGCAGCTAAGAATTTGGCAACTGAAATGACAAATTACAATGTTGAAGAAAAAGACTTACAAGGTGAAAAAGCAATCACGGATGAACATGTTCAAAATAACTCTACAATTAGAGATATGCTTGGTCAAAGAGGAATTAAGCCTGAAAATTTGCCACCGTCAGAAGATATTAAAAAATTGGAAAGAAGAGTTAAATCTCAAGAAAAAAAGCTTGCATCGAAAGCGGGAAAATTGCCGAGTTTAGATGAAAAATTATAACAATTTTTGCAGGGCTTAAAGTGAATGTTTATACTACAAAAGACAAGGTAAAGCTAACGGATTTTTGTCCGTAGGCTTTGCCTTATTTTTTTAAAAATCCGTAGTGTTATAATGGCATTTTGAACATTTGTTAATAAAGTTCACAAAATGTTTTCAAAAAAGATATTGACATAAGTTCAAAACTGGAGTATTTTAAAAGCGCAAAGAAGAAAAAATTCAACGCCATACAAGAGAGGAGGACACCATGGCCAGACCGCAGAAACTCAGATGCATTTGTTCAAAGCCCAAAGTGACAGGTTTAATACCGGAGGGATGTCCGGGAAGTGGAAATATTAACCTCACTTATGACGAATATGAGGTTATTCGCCTTTTGGACTATATAAAACTGACACAGGAGCAATGTGCAGAAAAAATGAACATTTCCCGTCCCACAGTAACCCGCATTTACAACGAGGCAAGACAGAAAATTGCAGATGTGCTGGTAAATGGACAACGGCTGACAATCAGCGGAGGTGACGTTACCGTATGTGAAGAAATGCGTCCGGAATGTGCAGGAAAGAAATATTGTTGTCACAGATAGGAACAAAAAAATGGGAGAGAAGACTATGAAAATATTAATTATAGGTGGTGTTGCTGCGGGAACAAAAACAGCAGCAAAATTAAAAAGAGAAGACAGAAGTGCAGAAGTTACCGTAATCACAAAGGATAGAGATATTTCCTATGCGGGCTGTGGACTTCCTTATTATGTAGGCGGTTTGATTGAAAACCGTGAAGAGCTGATTGTAAATACTCCGGCAAAATATGCAGGACTTACAGGCGTAGAGGTAAAAACAGGAAAAGAAGCCATTGCTCTTTGCGCAGATAAAAAAGAGGTAATTGTAAAAGATGTTGAAACAGGAGCGGAAGAAGCCTACGGTTATGATAAGCTGGTTTTAACAGTAGGCGCTTCTCCTGCAAAGCTACCGATAGAGGGCACAGACCTTTCCGGCGTATTTCAGATGCGCACACCGGATGATGCAGAAAATATTCGTTCCTATGTGGAAGAAAATCAGGTGAAAAAAGCAGTTGTAATCGGAGCGGGCTTTATCGGTCTGGAGGTTGCGGAGAATTTAAAGGCAAAAGGCATTCAGGTGACGGTTATTGATTTTGCATCACAGATTTTACCGAATATTGTGGATGCGGAAGTGGCTGTTTATGCGAAAAAGCATCTGTTAAAAGAAGGTATTCGTGTTATTACAGGTACAAAAGCAGACGCAATCATGGGGAATGACCATGTAACAGGAGTAAAAACATCCGCAGGCTTGTTAAGATGTGAGCTTTTGATTATGGCAGCAGGTATTCGTCCAAATACAGACTTTCTTCAGGACTCCGGTTTGGAGATGTTCAAGGGCACAATTCTTGTAGACAAGACCATGAAAACAAATTTAGAGGATGTCTATGCAGCCGGTGACTGTGTAATGGTTACCAACCGCATTACAGGAAAACCGCAGTGGTCTCCAATGGGCTCTTCTGCAAATCTGGAAGGCAGAACACTGGCACAGGTTTTGACCGGTACAAAAAAAGAATATCCGGGTGTGCTGGGAACAGGCGTTGTAAAATTGCCAAATCTGAATATCGGACGTACCGGTCTTACAGAGGAACAGGCAAAAAATGCCGGATACGATGTTGTGACAGTTGTAGCGCCTACGGATGACAAAGCCCATTATTATCCGGATGCAGGATTTTTCATTACAAAGCTGATTGCAGATAGAGAAAGCCACAAGCTTTTAGGCGTACAGGTGCTGGGAAACGGCGCAGTTGATAAAATGGTAGATATTGCTGTTATGGGTATCAACATGGGAGCAGTTCTGGAAGACTTTGAAAATGCGGATTTTGCTTATGCACCGCCATTTTCTACTGCTATTCATCCATTTGTACAGGCTGTTTACATTTTACTGAATAAGATTAACGGAAATCTTGTGAGCATGACACCGGCAGAATATGCGGCAGGAAAAGCAAAGGATTACAAGGTGGTAGACGTAGGACTTACGCCGTCTATTCGTGGGGCAGTTTATGTAAATCTTTCTCAGGTAAACGGAGAAATCGAAGGTCTGGATAAAGAGGAAAAGCTTCTTCTTGTATGTGCAAAAGGAAAACGTGGATATTTCTTACAGAACAGATTACGCTCTTACGGATATAAAAATACCGTGGTGCTGGAAGGCGCACAATTCTTTAATGACGTAAAAGTACAGCATGCAGAAAATGCCGTATCTCCGGAAGAAGAAACAAGAGTAAAGGCTCTTGGTTTTTTAAGAGATAAAACAACTTTAGACAAATTTAACGGACGTGTTATTACAAGAAACGGAAAAATTACAGCAGACGAAGCCAGAACCATTGCAGAGGCGGCAGAGCTTTTCGGAAGCGGAGAAGTTACCATGACTTCCCGTCTGACAATGGAAATTCAGGGAGTTCCATTTGACAACATTGAGCCCCTGCGTGAATATCTCATGCAGGCAGGACTGGAAACAGGCGGAACAGGTTCTAAGGTTCGTCCGGTAGTTTCCTGTAAAGGTACAACCTGTCAGTATGGATTGATTGATACCTTTGGATTATCAGAGGAAATCCACGAGAGATTTTTCCACGGTTATGCAAATGTGAAGCTTCCTCATAAATTTAAAATTGCAGTCGGCGGATGTCCGAATAACTGTGTAAAACCGGACTTAAATGATTTAGGGATTATCGGACAGAGAATTCCACAGGTAGATATGGAAAAATGCCGTGGATGTAAAATCTGTCGCGTGGAAAAGAATTGTCCAATCAATGTAGCAAAAGTAGTAGACGGAAAAATTGTTATTGATGAAAATTCATGTAATCACTGCGGACGCTGTATCGGAAAATGTCCATTTAACGCTTTTGAAGATTATACAAACGGCTATCGTATTTACATTGGCGGACGCTGGGGCAAGAAGGTTGCACAGGGGCGTTATCTGGAAAAAGTATTTACAGATAAAGAAGAAGTGTTATCTGTTGTAGAAAAGGCAATTCTCTTATTCAGAGAACAGGGAATTACAGGAGAACGCTTTGCAGATACTGTTGCAAGAATTGGATTTGAAAATGTGCAGGAGCAGCTTCTGGGAGATGAGTTATTAAGCAGAAAAGAAGAAAATATCAAGGCTCAAAAACACTTAAAAGGCGGAGCAACCTGCTAATAAGATTTAAAAATTGAGACTATCACATAAAAGGCATATTTCCTTAATGTGATAGTCTTTTATTTGTTCTTATTTAGAAAGACGAAGGAGCTCCTGAAATATGCCTTCATATTC
The DNA window shown above is from Blautia hansenii DSM 20583 and carries:
- the dinD gene encoding DNA damage-inducible protein D; this translates as MDKRKMEQIRQKYDLVIHINEEADVEFWYARELMSLLGYDRWENFDKAVGRAIESCKTSGIEVSDHFREVTKMITIGKGGKRKVKDYMLTRYACYLIAQNGDPKKEEIAFAQSYFAVQTRKQELIEERISLIERTQARGRLKEAEKRLSQNIYERGVDDAGFGRIRSKGDRALFGGYSTQEMKSKLGVKENRPLADFLPTLTIAAKNLATEMTNYNVEEKDLQGEKAITDEHVQNNSTIRDMLGQRGIKPENLPPSEDIKKLERRVKSQEKKLASKAGKLPSLDEKL
- a CDS encoding DUF134 domain-containing protein, whose product is MARPQKLRCICSKPKVTGLIPEGCPGSGNINLTYDEYEVIRLLDYIKLTQEQCAEKMNISRPTVTRIYNEARQKIADVLVNGQRLTISGGDVTVCEEMRPECAGKKYCCHR
- a CDS encoding FAD-dependent oxidoreductase, which gives rise to MKILIIGGVAAGTKTAAKLKREDRSAEVTVITKDRDISYAGCGLPYYVGGLIENREELIVNTPAKYAGLTGVEVKTGKEAIALCADKKEVIVKDVETGAEEAYGYDKLVLTVGASPAKLPIEGTDLSGVFQMRTPDDAENIRSYVEENQVKKAVVIGAGFIGLEVAENLKAKGIQVTVIDFASQILPNIVDAEVAVYAKKHLLKEGIRVITGTKADAIMGNDHVTGVKTSAGLLRCELLIMAAGIRPNTDFLQDSGLEMFKGTILVDKTMKTNLEDVYAAGDCVMVTNRITGKPQWSPMGSSANLEGRTLAQVLTGTKKEYPGVLGTGVVKLPNLNIGRTGLTEEQAKNAGYDVVTVVAPTDDKAHYYPDAGFFITKLIADRESHKLLGVQVLGNGAVDKMVDIAVMGINMGAVLEDFENADFAYAPPFSTAIHPFVQAVYILLNKINGNLVSMTPAEYAAGKAKDYKVVDVGLTPSIRGAVYVNLSQVNGEIEGLDKEEKLLLVCAKGKRGYFLQNRLRSYGYKNTVVLEGAQFFNDVKVQHAENAVSPEEETRVKALGFLRDKTTLDKFNGRVITRNGKITADEARTIAEAAELFGSGEVTMTSRLTMEIQGVPFDNIEPLREYLMQAGLETGGTGSKVRPVVSCKGTTCQYGLIDTFGLSEEIHERFFHGYANVKLPHKFKIAVGGCPNNCVKPDLNDLGIIGQRIPQVDMEKCRGCKICRVEKNCPINVAKVVDGKIVIDENSCNHCGRCIGKCPFNAFEDYTNGYRIYIGGRWGKKVAQGRYLEKVFTDKEEVLSVVEKAILLFREQGITGERFADTVARIGFENVQEQLLGDELLSRKEENIKAQKHLKGGATC